The Halomonas sp. KG2 genome contains a region encoding:
- a CDS encoding MipA/OmpV family protein, producing MKIRSLIPLATAILATYSPWSFSQEQESADTFAIGLIAYTEPSLYVGGKDNADLLPYIEWESDNWFFRDYSLGSYLAGGDNWALSAAISYDAFGDVERGNSPELKDMKKLDDIYTAAVSVDWFGSLGYLTLGYRQDISGNHNGGSAVIGYGYPLEFQQWRIEPHVSLTYAGSQVARYYVGVDADDVKVGRPAYRPEGAYQYQAGISLSRSFGESHRLLIDFSQRRFSDEVHDSPIVDNDHLWSISAGYLYAF from the coding sequence ATGAAGATTCGTTCTCTCATTCCCCTGGCGACGGCCATTCTGGCCACCTATTCACCCTGGTCCTTCAGCCAGGAGCAAGAAAGCGCCGACACCTTTGCTATCGGGCTTATTGCCTACACGGAACCGTCCCTTTACGTAGGCGGTAAGGACAATGCAGATCTGCTGCCCTATATCGAGTGGGAGTCGGACAACTGGTTCTTTCGTGACTATTCACTGGGTAGCTATCTAGCGGGAGGAGACAATTGGGCCTTGTCCGCGGCGATTAGTTATGACGCCTTCGGCGATGTTGAGCGGGGTAACAGTCCTGAGCTCAAGGATATGAAGAAACTCGACGACATCTACACTGCCGCAGTGAGTGTCGACTGGTTTGGTTCACTGGGTTACCTGACATTAGGCTACCGGCAGGATATCTCCGGCAACCATAATGGAGGCTCGGCCGTAATTGGCTACGGTTATCCCCTTGAGTTTCAGCAATGGCGTATTGAGCCGCATGTTTCACTGACCTACGCGGGCAGTCAGGTAGCACGCTACTACGTTGGAGTCGATGCCGATGATGTGAAGGTAGGGCGTCCTGCATACCGTCCTGAAGGTGCCTATCAATATCAGGCCGGTATTAGCCTATCCCGTTCGTTTGGCGAATCGCACCGGCTGTTGATTGACTTCAGCCAGCGCCGTTTTTCCGACGAGGTTCACGATAGTCCTATCGTCGATAATGATCATCTGTGGTCTATCAGCGCAGGCTATCTCTATGCATTTTAG
- a CDS encoding helix-turn-helix domain-containing protein: MTDLILPSHANYLNFRHCLPDKRLAPWVQCLWSMGGSGDITEPRTEKFYPDAGASLSIKLASSHPIITLCFNRRTLIETLDAHTPCLGIRFKATGVHCLLGLLPEAFADKPQRLDNELETPALQGLMPVAEHLYRLDAQQGLRLLETWLLHRLKSQSLVNSRTLRIVQAIGELKHPPQQLGATLGVTRRTLERKLKREVGVTPGQLVAYARLDRARHRLLETTLPLAEIALQCGYYDQAHFTHAFQSLAYETPAAYRKRKLSQIYKA; encoded by the coding sequence ATGACCGATCTTATCCTGCCAAGCCACGCTAACTACCTCAATTTTCGACATTGCCTACCTGATAAGCGTTTAGCCCCGTGGGTACAGTGCCTTTGGTCAATGGGTGGCTCAGGGGATATTACTGAACCCAGAACCGAAAAATTTTATCCCGATGCCGGCGCTAGTCTCAGTATCAAGCTAGCTAGTTCTCACCCCATCATTACGCTCTGTTTTAACAGGCGTACGCTAATAGAAACACTCGACGCCCACACTCCCTGTCTGGGGATTCGCTTTAAAGCAACAGGCGTTCACTGCCTGTTAGGCTTGCTACCCGAAGCATTCGCAGATAAACCGCAGCGCTTAGATAACGAGCTTGAAACACCGGCGTTACAAGGGTTAATGCCCGTAGCGGAGCACCTCTACCGCCTGGACGCACAGCAGGGTTTACGCCTGTTAGAAACATGGTTGTTACACCGGCTAAAGAGCCAGTCACTGGTCAATAGCCGCACCCTCAGGATTGTTCAAGCGATTGGGGAACTAAAGCATCCTCCTCAACAGTTAGGCGCCACACTAGGGGTGACCAGGCGAACCCTGGAACGCAAATTAAAGCGCGAGGTGGGCGTTACGCCAGGCCAATTAGTCGCCTATGCCCGACTAGACCGCGCCCGTCATAGGCTACTTGAAACCACGCTGCCCCTAGCGGAAATAGCGCTGCAATGCGGCTACTATGACCAAGCTCACTTCACTCATGCCTTTCAATCACTCGCCTATGAAACGCCCGCCGCCTATCGCAAGCGTAAACTGTCGCAAATTTACAAGGCGTAA
- a CDS encoding helix-turn-helix domain-containing protein, with the protein MSGKTRVSETQHKSQLLSKRANTLRIAVLMMPGQVPLDLVGPLQVLQCADRLSIDVEVCYVGPKTAMPWLGPLTLSGIDPLPEQLPPQQLLLIPGQYRNSVEPLAQQECVSWLKANACYADTLMTVCSGTLLLADAGLLEGRRCTTHHTLIEQLQAKAPKAKVQSDCIFIEDGRYLTSAGISTGIDTMLYWLTRACGHSLALAVAREMVLYLRRSGQEPQLGAWLEGRNHVDERLHRVQDAICAAPSQTWRIETLATHAAMSERHFRRRFKSLTGMLVGDYIIGLRLQRAKTLMTETPWTLARVAEASGFGDERQLRRIWARHEKVPPSVWRRASSQKLLD; encoded by the coding sequence ATGAGTGGCAAAACACGCGTGAGTGAAACACAACACAAGAGTCAACTGCTCTCCAAAAGAGCCAACACTCTGCGGATTGCGGTATTGATGATGCCTGGCCAAGTGCCGCTTGACTTGGTCGGGCCTCTTCAGGTTTTACAGTGTGCCGACCGGCTATCAATCGATGTTGAGGTTTGCTATGTCGGCCCAAAAACCGCTATGCCGTGGTTAGGGCCGCTGACGCTTAGTGGCATTGACCCGTTACCCGAACAGCTGCCGCCTCAACAGCTACTGCTAATTCCAGGACAGTATCGCAATAGTGTTGAGCCATTGGCGCAGCAAGAGTGTGTTAGTTGGCTTAAGGCAAACGCATGCTATGCGGACACGTTGATGACGGTTTGCTCCGGCACGCTATTACTGGCTGACGCAGGCTTACTGGAGGGGCGACGCTGCACGACGCATCACACATTAATCGAGCAATTACAGGCCAAAGCGCCTAAGGCCAAGGTACAAAGCGATTGTATTTTTATTGAAGATGGCCGCTATTTAACCAGCGCTGGAATTTCAACCGGTATAGATACCATGCTGTACTGGCTTACTCGCGCTTGCGGTCATTCATTGGCGCTAGCGGTAGCGCGAGAGATGGTGCTATATCTTCGCCGCAGTGGACAAGAACCCCAGCTGGGAGCCTGGCTTGAGGGCCGCAATCATGTGGATGAACGGCTGCATCGCGTTCAAGATGCAATATGTGCCGCCCCCTCGCAAACCTGGCGTATTGAGACATTAGCCACTCATGCAGCCATGAGTGAGCGCCATTTTCGGCGCCGATTCAAAAGCCTCACCGGTATGCTGGTGGGAGACTACATTATCGGGTTGCGCCTGCAACGCGCTAAAACATTAATGACCGAGACGCCATGGACGCTAGCAAGGGTGGCCGAAGCATCCGGTTTCGGTGATGAACGGCAACTAAGGCGTATCTGGGCTCGCCACGAGAAAGTACCACCGAGTGTATGGCGCCGCGCCAGTTCTCAAAAGCTGCTGGATTAA
- a CDS encoding IS30 family transposase gives MGYRQLTQTQRYQIHARYDLGVSQRQIGRELGIHSSTVSRELRRNATSGGYDPEQAQSLSDHRRRTAWKWTKRLPSLITAVADRLREEWSPEQISGFMAPLAGIGVSHQWIYSLIWDDRAQGGDLWRHLRQPKRRSKHRAQAKSAGLGKIPSRVGIEHRPAEVDARLVIGHWEGDTVIQGHKQSGLVTLVERRSGYLLAARLPRVSAELTQAAMIRLLKPRRGAVKTITLDNGSEFAGHIAVGKAVTAKTYFCDPYCSGQRGSNENTNGLIRQYFPKGTDFRQVTDAELRKVVEKLNDRPRKRLGYRTPAQVFLGEYSGALDTAGAALIA, from the coding sequence ATGGGATACCGACAGCTGACCCAGACCCAACGATACCAGATCCACGCCCGCTATGACTTGGGCGTGAGCCAGCGTCAAATCGGCAGAGAGCTAGGAATCCACAGCAGCACGGTCAGCCGTGAGCTGCGTCGTAACGCCACTTCTGGTGGCTACGACCCCGAGCAGGCCCAGTCCCTCAGTGATCACCGCCGCCGCACCGCCTGGAAGTGGACGAAGCGCTTGCCCAGCCTGATCACCGCCGTTGCCGACCGGCTGCGAGAGGAGTGGAGTCCGGAGCAGATCAGCGGCTTCATGGCACCGTTGGCCGGCATAGGCGTCAGTCACCAGTGGATCTACTCCTTGATCTGGGATGACAGAGCGCAAGGTGGCGATCTATGGCGGCACCTCCGCCAACCGAAGCGTCGCAGCAAGCATCGGGCTCAGGCCAAGAGCGCTGGGCTTGGCAAGATCCCCAGCCGCGTGGGCATTGAGCATCGCCCGGCAGAGGTCGATGCCAGGCTCGTCATCGGGCACTGGGAAGGCGACACCGTCATTCAGGGGCATAAGCAATCGGGGCTGGTGACGCTGGTAGAGCGCCGTAGCGGCTATCTGCTGGCGGCGAGGTTGCCCAGGGTCTCAGCGGAGCTGACGCAAGCGGCCATGATCCGGCTGTTGAAGCCTCGCCGGGGTGCTGTGAAGACCATCACCCTAGACAACGGCTCGGAGTTCGCCGGCCACATAGCCGTAGGCAAGGCGGTGACCGCAAAGACCTACTTTTGCGATCCCTACTGCTCTGGCCAGCGTGGGAGCAACGAGAATACCAATGGCTTGATACGGCAGTACTTCCCCAAGGGAACAGACTTCCGCCAGGTCACCGATGCCGAGCTGCGCAAGGTGGTCGAGAAACTAAACGACCGCCCTCGAAAGCGACTCGGTTACCGGACACCGGCACAGGTGTTTCTGGGGGAGTACTCAGGAGCCCTGGACACAGCAGGTGCTGCACTTATTGCTTGA
- a CDS encoding HAMP domain-containing histidine kinase, producing the protein MSSNPVRGLAAQSRQHLLYLAIAIFIGQIALVTIFSFYQVGQAAKYYMHLDAIKLQQAANNNPDYVLPQRGDVSAYREWDDIPLEIRQLFSSSKTQPLEPLEIERVNEQGIREYGYLLYSQVQSQGRSQEQSQERSQEQSQEQQAGGLYLLEFEEADKIDALAEAIFKQALIEASLVTGVFSLVLFLVISWLFKSAVKPLSLLVEWSSRVKQHPGSEIDVQFSISELNQIANQLLSTLQQVREYNEREQQFLRHASHELRTPLAIIQASLDTLGVRTAPEDPNFPSLLRASRACANMILLSEALLWLARPSSRPIGKSIVWPGALCSELLVDMQYLVENKNIQVSLNDQVSSINIEHDLFRIVLANLIRNAFQHTSSGTITLAITDNSLVISNPVDAAGKSETVSFGLGLQLVERIANRLDWQFEFVLDYPRACVTLRW; encoded by the coding sequence ATGTCTTCCAATCCGGTTCGTGGTTTAGCCGCCCAGTCTCGACAGCACTTGCTGTATTTGGCCATTGCCATCTTTATTGGGCAGATTGCGCTGGTCACTATTTTCAGCTTTTATCAGGTGGGTCAGGCGGCTAAGTATTATATGCATCTTGATGCGATTAAGCTGCAGCAGGCGGCCAATAACAACCCCGACTATGTACTGCCGCAGCGGGGTGACGTGAGTGCCTACCGGGAGTGGGATGATATTCCCCTAGAGATTCGACAGCTATTTTCTAGCAGTAAAACTCAACCCCTGGAGCCGCTGGAAATAGAGCGGGTTAATGAGCAGGGTATTCGTGAATACGGTTATTTGCTCTATTCGCAGGTTCAGTCACAAGGGCGGTCTCAAGAGCAGTCTCAAGAGCGTTCCCAAGAACAGTCTCAAGAACAGCAGGCCGGTGGCCTTTACCTGTTGGAGTTTGAAGAGGCCGACAAGATTGATGCCTTGGCCGAAGCTATTTTCAAGCAGGCATTGATCGAGGCTAGCCTAGTGACTGGAGTATTTAGTCTGGTGCTATTTTTGGTTATCTCCTGGCTATTTAAGAGCGCCGTGAAGCCTCTATCGCTACTCGTGGAGTGGTCAAGCCGGGTCAAGCAGCATCCCGGCAGTGAGATTGATGTTCAGTTCTCAATCAGTGAGCTCAACCAAATTGCCAATCAACTGCTGTCGACACTACAACAGGTAAGAGAATACAACGAACGTGAGCAGCAGTTTTTGCGCCATGCTAGCCACGAGTTGAGAACCCCCCTCGCGATTATTCAGGCCTCCCTGGATACGTTAGGAGTGAGAACTGCCCCTGAGGATCCTAATTTCCCTTCTCTGTTGCGGGCTAGTCGCGCCTGCGCCAATATGATTTTGTTGTCGGAAGCCCTTTTGTGGCTGGCACGCCCATCCTCCAGACCTATTGGAAAGTCCATCGTCTGGCCAGGCGCATTGTGTAGCGAACTGTTGGTGGATATGCAGTACTTGGTTGAGAATAAAAATATTCAGGTGTCGCTTAACGATCAGGTCAGCAGTATCAACATTGAACATGATCTGTTTCGCATTGTACTAGCCAACTTGATCCGTAATGCTTTCCAGCACACCAGTAGTGGGACGATTACCCTAGCGATTACAGATAACTCGTTGGTTATTTCAAACCCCGTAGATGCCGCTGGCAAATCTGAAACGGTCAGCTTCGGATTAGGCCTGCAGTTGGTTGAGCGTATAGCCAACCGGCTTGATTGGCAGTTTGAGTTCGTCCTTGACTACCCGAGGGCTTGCGTAACCCTACGCTGGTAA
- a CDS encoding isochorismatase family protein has translation MTQSKTALLLIDVQASFPARDYWVESLAQAWRPKQRAMLDAAQSNNIPVVRVFHEEPGSQGAFDPANGLIRPLDGFDDEAAVTFHKRVHNAFSDTELENWLRERDITQLAISGIRTEQCCETTTRVASDLGFSVDFVSDATLTFPMTRNGITWSADDIKARTELVLEDRFARIISTQDLIDEWQNTRE, from the coding sequence ATGACTCAGTCTAAAACTGCACTGCTATTAATTGACGTTCAAGCGTCCTTTCCCGCCCGCGATTATTGGGTAGAATCACTGGCGCAAGCATGGCGCCCCAAGCAGCGGGCGATGCTAGACGCGGCGCAGTCAAATAACATACCTGTTGTGCGCGTTTTTCATGAAGAACCTGGTAGCCAAGGCGCTTTTGACCCCGCTAATGGCCTAATTCGCCCGCTTGATGGTTTTGACGATGAAGCGGCAGTGACCTTCCATAAACGTGTTCATAATGCATTCAGCGATACTGAGCTTGAAAATTGGTTACGCGAACGCGACATTACGCAACTTGCGATTAGCGGTATTCGTACAGAGCAATGCTGCGAGACAACCACCCGGGTAGCGTCAGATTTAGGTTTTAGCGTTGATTTTGTCAGCGATGCAACGCTAACGTTCCCTATGACGCGTAACGGCATTACATGGTCAGCCGATGATATTAAGGCACGTACCGAACTGGTACTTGAAGACCGTTTTGCGCGTATTATCAGCACACAAGACTTGATCGATGAGTGGCAAAACACGCGTGAGTGA
- a CDS encoding YrhK family protein, translated as MNSVTKQRQRLPNFLGLLSSLCFFFGSLLFLPSGAIYATVGVWCFVMGSLIMFIIYAMSIRSMGKKHV; from the coding sequence ATGAACAGTGTGACGAAGCAGCGTCAACGGCTCCCCAACTTTCTGGGTCTCTTATCCAGTCTATGTTTTTTCTTTGGCAGTCTTTTATTCCTACCGTCAGGCGCTATTTATGCAACCGTAGGCGTATGGTGTTTTGTGATGGGCTCGCTGATCATGTTTATTATTTACGCAATGAGTATTAGAAGTATGGGTAAAAAGCACGTCTAG
- a CDS encoding response regulator transcription factor, translating to MKILIIEDDRDLALAISEYLELHRVECDFAYTGASGITLASQQPYDSLILDNMLPKVQGIDVCRQLRANGVDTPILMLTACDMEGDQMEGFNAGVDDYVIKPCTMPLLLARLNALYRRRHPERECIRIADLRIYPKEHRAIRAEQALKLTPTSWKILLLLARRSPAVVSRNEIVEHVWPGEEVEEGTVNVHLHQLRKVVDKPFEQLLIHTHVGVGLSLFVETR from the coding sequence ATGAAAATATTAATCATTGAAGATGACCGGGACTTGGCACTGGCTATTTCCGAGTACCTGGAATTGCACCGTGTCGAATGCGACTTTGCCTATACTGGGGCCAGCGGTATCACCCTGGCGTCCCAGCAGCCTTATGACAGTTTAATCCTGGATAACATGCTGCCGAAGGTGCAGGGCATCGATGTTTGTCGGCAATTGAGGGCTAATGGTGTTGATACGCCGATACTGATGCTGACCGCTTGCGATATGGAAGGCGATCAAATGGAGGGGTTTAATGCCGGTGTCGATGACTATGTCATCAAGCCTTGCACGATGCCGCTACTCTTGGCCCGACTGAATGCGCTGTACCGCCGTCGTCACCCCGAGCGTGAATGTATACGGATTGCTGATCTCAGGATCTACCCAAAAGAGCACCGGGCCATTCGTGCTGAGCAGGCGCTGAAGCTGACGCCGACCAGCTGGAAAATTCTGTTATTGCTTGCCCGTCGATCGCCCGCTGTGGTTTCGAGAAACGAAATTGTGGAGCATGTCTGGCCAGGCGAGGAGGTGGAGGAGGGAACCGTCAACGTGCACTTACACCAACTGCGTAAAGTGGTTGATAAACCTTTTGAACAGCTTCTCATTCATACCCATGTCGGGGTTGGGTTGTCGCTGTTTGTGGAGACGCGCTGA
- a CDS encoding alpha/beta hydrolase has translation MNPGSKAYTLTHQLNQQEQPAINAELVSKISAPIVIGYGAETRDMFRLIAQQTAHLLANSVINEVAGEGHMLPQESPEKFSTHIKLALGHGL, from the coding sequence ATGAATCCAGGATCTAAAGCGTACACGTTAACCCATCAACTGAATCAACAAGAGCAGCCAGCCATAAACGCTGAGTTGGTCTCCAAAATCAGTGCTCCAATCGTTATAGGTTATGGGGCGGAAACGCGTGATATGTTTAGACTTATTGCTCAACAAACCGCTCATTTGTTAGCCAACTCTGTGATTAATGAAGTTGCTGGCGAGGGGCATATGTTGCCCCAAGAAAGTCCCGAAAAGTTCTCTACGCACATTAAGTTGGCACTTGGTCATGGTTTGTAA
- a CDS encoding alpha/beta hydrolase: MDSFQEGTGDYLVLVHGALTDGAMWLPHIEYLKAGYEVISVTLRHFGEPCSGGFGLNTHANDLAELLSNLPKDKPINIVGWSYGADVIINMLVTHDLALSNVFLYEPGYPGCLQGEKMEAWQSDANAMFSPVFENFHAGNIELAVERLIDGSGNREGYFSTQDESIQALQISLNSSNKCSTCCVQGS, translated from the coding sequence ATGGACTCTTTTCAAGAGGGAACCGGTGACTACTTAGTACTGGTTCATGGGGCGCTCACCGATGGCGCTATGTGGCTTCCTCATATTGAATACCTGAAAGCTGGCTATGAGGTGATTTCTGTTACTTTGAGGCACTTTGGCGAGCCTTGTTCAGGTGGTTTTGGTCTAAATACGCATGCCAATGATTTAGCTGAACTGCTGTCGAACTTGCCTAAAGATAAACCCATTAATATTGTTGGTTGGTCTTACGGGGCGGATGTCATCATTAATATGTTGGTGACACATGACTTAGCGTTGTCCAACGTGTTCCTGTACGAGCCTGGCTATCCAGGCTGTTTACAAGGAGAGAAAATGGAGGCTTGGCAGTCGGATGCCAACGCCATGTTCAGTCCGGTTTTTGAAAATTTTCATGCTGGAAATATTGAATTAGCGGTTGAGCGCTTAATTGACGGTTCAGGTAATAGAGAAGGGTATTTTTCTACTCAGGACGAAAGTATCCAAGCGCTGCAGATATCCCTGAATTCAAGCAATAAGTGCAGCACCTGCTGTGTCCAGGGCTCCTGA
- a CDS encoding dihydrofolate reductase family protein, which yields MKCSVYIATSADGYIATPDGGVDWLHTAGNLEADMRENPDMGFQSFIDSVDCMVMGRKCMDVISGMNLAPDQWPYGDLHIVVLSHSVSEPPENLQGKVEMYAGEIQDLMAELASKGFKHAYIDGGSTITSFLNLGLIDEMTITKAPILLGGGIALFGSLNQQIRLEEAEAIAFPNNFIQTKYKVS from the coding sequence ATGAAGTGTTCTGTCTATATAGCAACAAGTGCTGACGGATATATTGCGACCCCAGACGGTGGCGTTGACTGGCTTCATACCGCTGGCAACTTAGAGGCAGATATGCGTGAGAATCCCGATATGGGCTTTCAGAGCTTTATTGACTCCGTTGATTGTATGGTGATGGGGCGTAAGTGCATGGACGTTATCTCGGGGATGAATTTAGCGCCTGACCAATGGCCCTATGGTGACCTTCACATCGTCGTGCTTAGTCATTCAGTCAGCGAACCTCCTGAAAACTTGCAAGGCAAAGTGGAAATGTACGCTGGTGAGATTCAAGACTTAATGGCTGAGCTGGCAAGTAAAGGATTTAAACATGCCTATATAGATGGCGGTTCAACCATAACTTCGTTTCTCAATCTTGGGCTAATTGATGAAATGACCATCACAAAAGCACCTATTCTTTTAGGTGGCGGTATCGCTCTGTTTGGAAGCCTTAACCAACAGATTAGGCTTGAAGAGGCCGAAGCGATCGCATTCCCAAACAATTTTATTCAAACGAAGTACAAGGTAAGCTGA
- a CDS encoding carboxymuconolactone decarboxylase family protein, with amino-acid sequence MSTRLSQQSVYRLVPRLAKNLIALGNVAEDSTLNRTIVHLVNLRVSQINHCCFCQHMHSQEARDDGEHQVRLDVLPAWREASCFSTQERAALAWAEALTLISQQPSISDDTYQNALTAFGEQGLVDLTAIIVQINSWNRISVGFQFAPDIRI; translated from the coding sequence ATGTCGACCCGTCTCTCTCAGCAGTCTGTGTATCGCCTTGTCCCACGCCTAGCTAAAAACCTGATTGCATTAGGCAACGTTGCGGAAGATTCAACGCTTAATCGCACCATCGTTCACTTAGTCAACCTGCGTGTTTCGCAAATAAACCACTGTTGCTTTTGCCAGCACATGCATTCTCAAGAGGCCAGAGACGACGGCGAGCATCAAGTTCGCCTAGACGTGTTACCGGCCTGGCGGGAAGCCTCCTGCTTTAGCACACAAGAACGTGCCGCACTCGCCTGGGCTGAAGCACTCACACTCATCAGCCAACAGCCCTCCATCAGCGACGACACCTATCAAAACGCGTTAACTGCCTTTGGTGAGCAGGGGCTAGTTGACCTAACTGCGATTATTGTTCAAATCAACAGCTGGAATCGGATATCGGTGGGCTTTCAGTTTGCACCGGACATTCGTATCTAA
- a CDS encoding efflux RND transporter periplasmic adaptor subunit has protein sequence MHFRRLLNSRVLALLLAIGILLAVTGLLAEVESPSEVEQRNQAPLPPLVSVEQVSRGEQPVQVEAYAEVTSRWAVELKAQVSGAVVRVHDRALAGSRVSEGEPLVVIDDTRYQAERADAERLFREAELEQERAGYATQVARRQFASAREQPPNDLALHLPQRHIADAAVEAARARVDMAQRELDQTVIRAPYSGFIVERYVSPGQMLMAGDPVARLIGDAHYELAASISKSDWQRLNHPIQGQKVVLYNDLGQPIGEADIREGGGYLDATTRHYIVHLDLQSAETAVLAGDFVKASFQGRIEENTLSIPASALTVDGSIWWVEEGSSTLARSVVDVLSHRDDRVLVRAPTDNDQWQIVAVPLSSYLPGQRVRTTIGEAW, from the coding sequence ATGCATTTTAGAAGGCTGCTCAACAGCCGCGTTCTGGCCTTGCTTCTGGCAATTGGCATCCTGTTAGCCGTCACTGGGCTGCTTGCTGAAGTTGAGAGCCCTAGCGAGGTTGAGCAACGCAACCAGGCACCGCTTCCGCCCCTCGTCAGCGTAGAGCAAGTCAGCCGTGGTGAGCAGCCTGTGCAGGTTGAAGCCTATGCCGAGGTGACGTCACGTTGGGCAGTCGAACTGAAAGCGCAAGTCAGTGGTGCTGTTGTTAGGGTGCATGACCGCGCCTTGGCTGGCAGTCGCGTTAGTGAGGGAGAGCCACTGGTGGTCATTGACGATACCCGCTATCAGGCAGAACGGGCTGATGCCGAGCGCTTGTTCCGTGAGGCGGAGCTGGAGCAGGAGCGGGCGGGATACGCTACCCAGGTGGCCAGGCGGCAGTTTGCAAGTGCCAGAGAACAACCGCCCAATGATTTGGCTCTGCACCTTCCTCAACGCCATATTGCCGATGCTGCGGTTGAAGCTGCCAGAGCCCGTGTTGATATGGCGCAGCGGGAACTCGACCAAACGGTGATAAGAGCGCCCTATAGCGGCTTTATTGTCGAGCGCTATGTCAGCCCGGGGCAAATGCTAATGGCAGGGGATCCGGTCGCTCGGCTGATAGGTGATGCTCACTATGAGCTGGCAGCCAGTATCAGCAAGAGCGACTGGCAACGGCTTAATCATCCAATCCAGGGACAAAAAGTAGTGCTCTACAACGACCTGGGCCAGCCCATTGGCGAGGCAGACATACGTGAGGGCGGTGGCTATCTTGATGCTACAACACGCCACTATATTGTGCATCTCGATCTCCAAAGTGCCGAGACTGCTGTTCTGGCAGGCGACTTCGTTAAAGCTAGCTTTCAAGGCCGCATAGAGGAAAATACCCTCAGCATCCCTGCATCGGCACTGACGGTCGATGGCTCGATCTGGTGGGTTGAAGAGGGCAGCAGTACCTTAGCTCGCAGCGTAGTCGATGTGTTGTCCCACCGCGATGACCGCGTGCTGGTAAGAGCGCCGACCGATAACGATCAATGGCAAATCGTTGCTGTCCCGCTGTCCTCCTATCTACCGGGGCAGCGTGTACGGACAACCATCGGTGAGGCTTGGTGA
- a CDS encoding GNAT family N-acetyltransferase, with protein MVQICETQRLVIRTLSLNDVPELTKILSDPDVMKHSIRGVCDEAATRRFIDWCLECYASHRIGPWALVEKGTDKLVGFCGVSPEEVNGVEEIGLGYRLAKQYWGMGLATEAVQAVLSVAFSQKQLASVVAVIEPDNGASLKVAEKAGFSQFDTIEFYARPVRLYRLTLQQWCSLHCNIANSISA; from the coding sequence ATGGTGCAAATTTGTGAAACGCAGCGTCTGGTTATACGAACGTTGTCCTTAAACGATGTTCCCGAATTGACCAAGATCCTCAGTGATCCTGACGTCATGAAGCACTCGATCCGAGGCGTTTGTGATGAAGCCGCAACGCGGCGATTTATCGACTGGTGTTTGGAGTGCTATGCGTCTCATCGTATTGGGCCGTGGGCTTTGGTTGAGAAGGGAACCGATAAGCTTGTTGGCTTTTGCGGTGTTAGCCCCGAAGAGGTTAATGGTGTAGAAGAAATTGGGCTAGGTTATCGGCTGGCTAAACAATACTGGGGCATGGGCTTGGCGACTGAAGCAGTGCAAGCGGTGCTCAGTGTGGCATTTAGTCAAAAGCAACTTGCTTCCGTGGTCGCTGTTATTGAGCCTGACAATGGTGCATCACTCAAGGTCGCAGAGAAGGCCGGGTTTAGTCAGTTTGATACGATCGAGTTCTACGCTCGACCAGTGAGGTTGTACCGACTAACGCTGCAGCAGTGGTGCTCGTTACACTGCAATATTGCGAACTCGATAAGTGCTTGA